Proteins encoded by one window of Lycium barbarum isolate Lr01 chromosome 11, ASM1917538v2, whole genome shotgun sequence:
- the LOC132619316 gene encoding scarecrow-like protein 18 has translation MLGSFGSSSSQSHHHHDDEPTDDDQRRRFTVTTTTLTTTATVSPAIQIRQLLISCAELISRSDFSAAKKLLTILSTNSSPFGDSTERLVHQFTRALSLRLNRYLSSTNHFLTPVTNIVETAPTDLSSSPSSALLQSSYLSLNQVTPFIRFTQLTANQAILEAINDNQQAIHIVDFDINHGVQWPPLMQALADRYPAPTLRITGTGNDLDTLRRTGDRLAKFAHSLGLRFQFHPLYITNNRDHDEDPSIISSILLLPDETLAVNCVFYLHRLLKDREKLRVFLHRVKSMNPKIVTVAEREANHNHPLFLPRFVEALDYYTAVFDSLEATLPPSSRERMTVEQVWFGREILDIVATEGEKRKERHERFRSWEQMLSSCGFSNVALSPFALSQAKLLLRLHYPSEGYHLRVLSNSFFLGWQNQPLFSISSWH, from the coding sequence ATGTTAGGATCTTTTGGTTCATCATCATCtcaatctcatcatcatcatgatgaTGAACCTACTGATGATGATCAACGGCGGAGATTCACCGTCACCACTACTACTCTTACTACTACTGCCACTGTTTCACCGGCTATTCAAATCCGCCAGCTACTTATTAGCTGTGCAGAGTTGATTTCACGGTCCGATTTCTCAGCCGCAAAAAAACTGCTTACCATTTTATCAACTAACTCTTCTCCTTTTGGTGATTCAACTGAACGGTTAGTCCATCAGTTTACTCGTGCACTTTCCCTTCGCCTTAACCGCTATCTATCGTCAACCAATCATTTCTTGACACCAGTAACAAACATTGTTGAAACTGCTCCAACTGATTTATCTTCATCGCCATCATCAGCTTTACTTCAATCGTCTTACCTTTCTTTAAACCAAGTAACACCTTTTATCAGGTTTACTCAGCTAACAGCTAATCAAGCGATTTTAGAAGCTATTAACGATAATCAACAAGCAATCCACATCGTTGATTTCGATATTAATCATGGTGTTCAATGGCCTCCGTTAATGCAAGCACTTGCTGATCGTTACCCTGCACCTACTCTTCGGATCACAGGTACTGGAAATGACCTAGATACCCTTCGAAGAACTGGAGATCGTTTAGCTAAATTTGCTCACTCATTAGGGTTGAGATTTCAATTCCACCCTCTTTATATCACCAATAATCGCGATCATGATGAAGACCCTTCGATTATTTCCTCTATTCTTCTTCTTCCTGATGAAACACTAGCTGTTAACTGTGTTTTCTATCTCCACCGCCTTTTAAAAGACCGCGAAAAACTAAGGGTTTTCTTGCATAGGGTTAAATCCATGAACCCTAAAATCGTTACGGTTGCTGAGAGGGAAGCAAATCATAACCACCCTTTATTTTTACCAAGATTTGTGGAGGCGTTGGATTATTATACAGCTGTGTTTGATTCATTAGAAGCAACATTGCCACCGAGTAGTCGAGAAAGGATGACAGTTGAACAAGTTTGGTTTGGTCGAGAGATTCTTGATATCGTTGCAACTGAAGgcgaaaaaaggaaagaaagacatGAAAGATTTAGATCATGGGAACAAATGTTGAGTAGTTGTGGATTTAGTAATGTTGCTTTAAGCCCTTTTGCATTATCACAAGCTAAGCTTCTTTTGAGACTTCATTATCCTTCAGAAGGTTACCACCTCCGAGTTTTGAGTAATTCTTTCTTCTTGGGTTGGCAAAATCAACCACTTTTTTCAATTTCTTCGTGGCATTAA